CGGACAGCAAGCTGTGGGCCAACTCCAAGTCCAATATCGCCACGCTGCGCATCGGAAAAATGGGCACTTCGCCGGCCGACGCAAAGGCCAAGGCTTTCTCGTCCACAGCGCTGGCTCCGGCCGTGGAGCCCATTGCGCTGGTCGACATCGGTACGGTGCAAACCAGAAAGACCTGCACCGTGGTGCTTTTCGGGGTTTGCACCCTGAGCACGCAAGAGTATCTGCAACCGAACGGAACATGGACAAACCAGAAGGCGACCGCGCAGCGCACGGCTTTCGGCGGCGGCGGCGTCGGCCTCTCGGTCAACTCCAGCCCGCAAGACGGCGGCACGGACTCGTTGCTCTTCCACTCCAGCGCACCCGGGCTGCTGAAGGAAATCGACGATATCGGCGCGCCGGCACAGACCTACCTCGAGACGTCCGCCACGAACGACGTGGCCGGCCTCGTGACCGGCCTCGTCAACGGCCTGCAGCTCAACTTGTATGCGCCCGGCGCCTCGGCAGGATTGCTCGGTGCCATCGTGGCAACCACCGATGCGGCGGCCACCACCGTCTTCAACCTGCTCAAGCCGCTGGTCACTTCTCTCGTCTCGTCTGTCGTCAATTCGCTGGTGGAGCTGCTCTTGAAAAACCTCGGTATCGAACTTGCCAACGCCGAAGTCGGCGCCCGCATGACGTGCAAAGCGGGCGCGGAATTGGTGTACTGACGTGAGCCACCGCAAAAACGCACCGACCTCCCTCGAGCCATTGTTCCCATGAGCGCCCCCAACTTCGACGAACTCGACCTCTTTGTCTGGGAAGGCAAGGCCGACATCCTCGACCGCATTGCGCGGTGCATGGCGAGTTTCGACGTGGAGGTGGTGCGCGCCGACGGCATGCCGCCTCCGCCGCAGGACCGCGGCACGGCCCTTCGGCCTTCGGTCGCGATCATCAGCGTCACGGTCATCGACAGCGGCGGCCTGGCGCATGCCACCGAGTTGCTGCAGGGCATGCCGGTGATCTGGGTGGCCGCGGCTTCGCGGGACCGCGACTCGCGCACGTACCCGCCCGAGTACCTGCACGTGCTGCCCTATGACTTCACCTGCGCGGAGCTGCGCACGATGGTGGCCAAGCTGGTGCGGCAGCTGCGCGCGCGCGACGTGGCACCGCAGGCACCCGATGTGCTGGTGGCGCACTCGGAAGCCATGCAGTCGCTGCTGGCCGAAGTGACGGCCTTTGCCGACTGCAACCACAGCGTGCTGGTGCGCGGCGAAACCGGCGTGGGCAAGGAGCGCATCGCGCAGCAGCTGCACCTCGGCCACCAGCACTACAGCAAGGGCGCCTTCGTGGCGGTGAACTGCGGCGCGATTCCCGACGGGCTGTTCGAGTCGCTCTTCTTCGGCCACACCAAGGGCTCGTTCACCGGCGCCGTGCATGCGCACCGCGGCTACTTCGAGCAGGCAACGGGCGGCACGCTGTTTCTCGACGAGATCGGCGACCTGCCGAAGTACCAGCAGGTCAAGCTGCTGCGCGTGCTCGAAGACAACGCGGTCACGCGGCTGGGCGCCACGGCACCGGTTCGTGTCGACTTCCGGCTGGTGGCGGCCACCAACCGCAACCTGCGCGAGATGGTGGCCAGCGGCGAGTTCCGCGCCGACCTGTTCTACCGGCTCGCGGTGATCGAGCTGCATGTGCCCAGCCTGGAGGAGCGCGGTGAGATCGACAAGATCGCGATCTTCAAGGCGCTGCTGTCCAACGTGCTGGGCGACGAGCTCGAGGCCCTGGGCGAAACGCCGCACTGGCTCAGCGACGCGGTGGCGGAAACCTACTTTCCGGGCAACGTGCGGCAGCTGCGCAACCTGGCCGAGCGCGTGGGCGTGATTGCGCGGCAGCTGCACGCGTGGGACCAGAACCTGATCCAGCGCGCCATCGCACTCACGCGCGGCACGCCGACGCCCGTGGCCGGATCGGCCGAGAGAAATGGCCACAACGGCGGCGCCGGCGGCCTCGCGCTCGACGGCAACGGCGATCGCAAGGGTTGGAACAGCAGCGAGCGCAACCGCATCATCGCGGCGCTGGAGATCAACGACTGGAAGCGCCAGGACACCGCGCAACACCTGGGCATCAGCCGCAAGGTGCTGTGGGAGAAGATGCGCAAGTACCAGATCCTGGACGGCGAGCCCGGCATTCCCGAGGACGCCTGAGGCGCCCCCGCGCAGCTAGCGGTTGGGCAAGCGGTCGGCCCGGCGCAGCGGCGGGTTCGATGTGGCCGCCGCGGCGCCGCGGTCGGCCACGGGCTCGCTGGCGCAGCTTGCGTTGCTCGAGATGCACAGCGCGGTGAGCAGGCCGTCCTCGCTCAACGCGGGGCGGCTCGGCGGGCCGAAGATGCGGTCGATCCACGCACTGCTCGCGTCGGCGTCGATCCGCAGCTCTCCCGTGGTGCGCGCAAGGCGCAGCTCGCTGATGCGCAGGTCGAACACGGCATCGACATAGTCGAACAGCAGGTTGTAGTAGTCCAGCTGCGCATCGAGCACCTTGGGCAGGGTCTCGCGGCCGAACTCCATCAGGCGGCGCCGCCCGCGGAACGCCTGGCCCGAGGTACTGACGGCTTCCATCAGCTGCCGCTCGCGTTCGCGGCCGGACACCGTGCGCGCCCATGACGCCGACGTGAGCTCCAGCAGGTTGAGCTTCACGCCCTCGAGCTTGGCTTCCTGGTTGGCGACTTCGGCCAGTGCGGACTTCAGCCGCAGCTGGCGGTCGAAGCCGTTGCCGAAGTTCCAGTTGAGCTCGAAGGCCGCGCGCGTCGGCTCCTGCGGCGACACGCCGCGCGGGTCCTTGCTCTTGACGACCACGGCCTCGACCGTCGGCCAGATGCTCGCCTCCTGCTGGTCGACCAGCGCCTGGGCACGCGCGACGCGGCCCTTCGCCTCGGCGATCTCGGTGCTGCGTTCCTCGGCGCGGCGCAAGGCTTCCTGCTGCGACGCGATGCGCCAGTACGCGGGTGCCGCGAGCACGGGCAGCGAATCGGTGTTGGGCGTGAACTTGAAGTAGGTGTTGAACTTGGCCAGCGCCTCGTCGCGCTGGGCCTGGAAGTCGGACTCGCGGGCGGCCACGCTCGCGCGGCGCGAGGCCGCCATGTTCAGGTCGTTCTCGCCGGCCGCGCCAAGCGCCACGCGGCGCGCTTCGGCCCGCGAAAGCTCGGCCACCACCTCGGTGGCCTTGCGCGCGATCTGTTTCTTCAGGTCGAAGCGCTGCACCTGCAGGTAGGCGGTCAGCGCATCGAGCACCACCTTCTGCGAGGTGGTCACCACGGCCTCGTCGTCGGCCGAGTTGCCCGCCTCCGCGGCACGCACCGCGGCATCCATCGCGCCGCCGTCGATCAGGCTCAGGCGCGCTTCGGCCGTCAGCACGGTGTAGTTCTCTGACTTCGAATTGGCACCGCCGCCGTTGTAGGTGCCCGATGCGGTGCCCATCTTGAAGCGCGGGTAGCGCGCCTTCTTCGCGGCATCCACGCCGAAGCTGCTGGTGTTGGCGGCAGCCTGCGCGGTCTGCACCTCGGGGTACTCCTGCGACAGGGCGACGAGCGCCTGCTTGACGCGCTGCGCATAGCTCGCGGCGCCGATCGACGGCGCGGAAAGTCGCCGTGCCGCCACCAGCGGCGCCGGCACTTCCTGCGGCTCCTGGGCAGCGGCTCCCGGGGGCAGCGCGAAGCTTGCGCACAGTGCCGCGCAAAGCACGCTGCGGCCCCTCCGGTGTCCGCCGGGCGGCATGCGCGCGCTCATGGTTCGCGAAACGCTTCGCGCCGCAGCTTGAGCACGGGACGAAGGATGTACCAGATGAACGGATCGGTCCCCACCTTCAGGTCGACCTCGGATTCCATGCCGGCGGTGATGCGGTTCTCCGGCTGCCCCACGTACGCCTGCCCGGTGCTGATGAGGATGCGGTAGTACGGCGCCGCATTGGCGATGGCCGGATCGCGGTCGGCGTCGGCGGCCACCAGCGTGACCTTGCCTTCGACCGCGCCGTAGCGCAGGTAGTCGTAGGCCGTGACCTTGACACGCGCCGCCTGGCCGACCTCCACGAAGCCGCGGTCGTTGGGATTCAGGCGCGCCTCGATCATGACCTCGTCCTTGTCGGGCACCACTTCCATGATGGCCTCGCCCGGCTTGATGACCCACCCCGGGCTCCCGCTGCGCAGCCCCTTGACGATGCCGTCGGCTGGCGCCTTCACGATGGTGCGCGAGCGCTGGGTGCGCGCGCGCGCGAGGTCTTCGCTCAGGCTCGCGAACTGGCGCTCCACGGTCGCGAGCTCGTCCGACGCGCGGCGCCGGAAGCGGCCCTCGGCCTCGGCCATCTTGGCGTCCGCCTCGGTGATGGCGGCACTGGCGGAAATTGCGCCCTGCCGCGCCACGGCGAGCTCGCTGCGCACGCCTTCCACCTGCCTGCGCTTCTCGAGCACCTCGACCTGGCCGACCAGCTTCTCGTTCAGCAGCTGCTCCGAAATCTCGAGTTCCTTCTGCATCAGTGCCAGCCGGTCGTTGAGGCCCTTCACCTTGGCCTGCTGCTCCAGCTGCTTGCTGCGCGCCTGCTCCAGCCCCGACACCGCGCCGGCCATCACGCCGCGCTGTTCGAGCGCCCGGGCCTGGTACGCGCCGACTTCGCCATCGAGCACGCTGGCGTCGATCTCGGCGGCAAAACTTTCGCGCCTGAGCGGCTGGCCCCGGCTCTCGGCCATGAGCCGGACGCGCGTGGCCACCGTGGCGGCATGGCGCGCGGAGAGCTCCTCCAGGTTGAGGCCGCTGCCGCCCAGGTCGATCTCGACCAGCGACTGGCCCTGCTTCACGCGGTCGCCCTCCTTCACCAGCACGTTGCTGACAATGCCGCCTTCCAGATGCTGGATCGACTTCACGCGGTCCGACGGAATCACCCGGCCCGGCGCCACCACCACGGTCTCCATCGGAAAACCCAGGCCGACCACGGCCAGCACAGCCACAGCCCCGCCGATCGCCCACTGGCGGCGCCGGCCTTGCGGCGATGCACGCGCGGCGCGCTGCTGGTCTTCGTCCTGGAGTATCTGCGGCAGGTCTGATTTCAAATCGCGGGTCCCCATTGCTCTGGATCGTTTGGCTCAGGCCATGGAACGGTTGGCGGCTGCGCCCTGCGGCAGCGCCTCGGCGCCGTCGTCGCCCGAGGTGGCATCGCCCACCGCCACGAGCGGCTTCTTGACGCCGAAAAGCTTCGGCACCATCACGGCGGCCGTGCCCTGTTCGACGTTGCCCTGCCCCGTGACGTGATAGACCACGGTGGCCGCCGAGACGATGCGCAGCGAGTGCGTGACCACCACCACGGTGCGCACCTTCGCCACCGCGAGCAGCGTGGCGAGCAGCGTGCGTTCGCTCTGGAAGTCGAGGTCGTTGCTCGGCTCGTCGAGCACCAGCACCGAGGGCTTGCGCAGGAAGCTCATGGCCAGCGCGAGCTTGCGCCGCTCGCCCACCGAGAAGCCGGTGCCGCCTTCGCCGACCACCGTGCGGTAGCCGTCCGGAAGCTTCGAGATGAAGTCGTGCGCGCCCGAGAGCCGGCAGGCGGCCACCACCTGCTCGTCGGTCTGCCCCGGGGCGGTGCGGCGCATGGTGTCGATCAGCGGACCGCCGAACCAGTACACCTCCTGCGAGAGATAGCTGATCCAGCGCGAAAGCTCTTCGCGGCCGAACTGCGACAGGTCGTATTCGCCGATGCTGATGACGCCGTGCGTGGGTGTGTACAGCCCCGACAGCAGCTTGACCAGCGTCGACTTGCCGGCCCCGTTGCGCCCGACGATCACGTGAAGGCCACCGGGCCCGATGTCCAGGTCGACGTTCTCGAGCACCTGCTTCTGCGCAGCTTCCGAGAAACTGAAGCTCACATCCTTCAGCGTGACGCGGCCGAGCGGCTGCGGCAGCGTCATGCCGGTGGGCGGCTTCTCCACCGGCTCGGAGAGCACCTTCTCGAGCCGCTTGGCCGCTTCCTTCGCCGCGGCCAGCGAGCGCCAGCTCGACACCAGCCCGGCCACCGGCTGCAAGGCCTTGAGCGCGAGCATGTTCGACGCCACCAGGCCGCCGACCGTCATCCACTGCTCCATGACCGAGACCGCGCCCACCGTCACCACGATGACCGAGAACACCGTCAGCAGCACCGTGGTGCCGTCTCGCGCGGTTTCGATCTGGCCGTTCTTGCTGAAGCTCTCGCCCAGCCAGGCGTTGTAGGTCTGGCGCCACATCTCGATGGTCGGACCGTCGTTGGCCTGCGTCTTGAGCGTTTCGCGCGCGTTGCAGATCTCCGAGGTCATGCGGTCGAGCCCGCGGCCGCGCTGCACTTCCTCGACCCGGCCGCTGCGCACTTCATCGGCCCACCACCAGGCCAGGAACGCCATGATCGCGAGGAAC
The Variovorax sp. OAS795 genome window above contains:
- a CDS encoding HlyD family type I secretion periplasmic adaptor subunit, whose translation is MKSDLPQILQDEDQQRAARASPQGRRRQWAIGGAVAVLAVVGLGFPMETVVVAPGRVIPSDRVKSIQHLEGGIVSNVLVKEGDRVKQGQSLVEIDLGGSGLNLEELSARHAATVATRVRLMAESRGQPLRRESFAAEIDASVLDGEVGAYQARALEQRGVMAGAVSGLEQARSKQLEQQAKVKGLNDRLALMQKELEISEQLLNEKLVGQVEVLEKRRQVEGVRSELAVARQGAISASAAITEADAKMAEAEGRFRRRASDELATVERQFASLSEDLARARTQRSRTIVKAPADGIVKGLRSGSPGWVIKPGEAIMEVVPDKDEVMIEARLNPNDRGFVEVGQAARVKVTAYDYLRYGAVEGKVTLVAADADRDPAIANAAPYYRILISTGQAYVGQPENRITAGMESEVDLKVGTDPFIWYILRPVLKLRREAFREP
- a CDS encoding ATP-binding cassette domain-containing protein — encoded protein: MIKFLLPSQLVAELPEEPGASPYAGALHTAFRAAYPLVKSAAWRSLPISLFGLLPSIFLLQVYDRVLSRSGVSTLAALVSGILFFLCIEFWLRTRRSRLLRNAGAIIDHGVSGALLNSMLNRPLRALEARPASIWHQFFRDVASVRGTVTGGLAQSIFDLPMALFALVVIGIVALPVLPVVALFLAIMAFLAWWWADEVRSGRVEEVQRGRGLDRMTSEICNARETLKTQANDGPTIEMWRQTYNAWLGESFSKNGQIETARDGTTVLLTVFSVIVVTVGAVSVMEQWMTVGGLVASNMLALKALQPVAGLVSSWRSLAAAKEAAKRLEKVLSEPVEKPPTGMTLPQPLGRVTLKDVSFSFSEAAQKQVLENVDLDIGPGGLHVIVGRNGAGKSTLVKLLSGLYTPTHGVISIGEYDLSQFGREELSRWISYLSQEVYWFGGPLIDTMRRTAPGQTDEQVVAACRLSGAHDFISKLPDGYRTVVGEGGTGFSVGERRKLALAMSFLRKPSVLVLDEPSNDLDFQSERTLLATLLAVAKVRTVVVVTHSLRIVSAATVVYHVTGQGNVEQGTAAVMVPKLFGVKKPLVAVGDATSGDDGAEALPQGAAANRSMA
- a CDS encoding sigma 54-interacting transcriptional regulator; its protein translation is MSAPNFDELDLFVWEGKADILDRIARCMASFDVEVVRADGMPPPPQDRGTALRPSVAIISVTVIDSGGLAHATELLQGMPVIWVAAASRDRDSRTYPPEYLHVLPYDFTCAELRTMVAKLVRQLRARDVAPQAPDVLVAHSEAMQSLLAEVTAFADCNHSVLVRGETGVGKERIAQQLHLGHQHYSKGAFVAVNCGAIPDGLFESLFFGHTKGSFTGAVHAHRGYFEQATGGTLFLDEIGDLPKYQQVKLLRVLEDNAVTRLGATAPVRVDFRLVAATNRNLREMVASGEFRADLFYRLAVIELHVPSLEERGEIDKIAIFKALLSNVLGDELEALGETPHWLSDAVAETYFPGNVRQLRNLAERVGVIARQLHAWDQNLIQRAIALTRGTPTPVAGSAERNGHNGGAGGLALDGNGDRKGWNSSERNRIIAALEINDWKRQDTAQHLGISRKVLWEKMRKYQILDGEPGIPEDA
- a CDS encoding TolC family protein, whose protein sequence is MSARMPPGGHRRGRSVLCAALCASFALPPGAAAQEPQEVPAPLVAARRLSAPSIGAASYAQRVKQALVALSQEYPEVQTAQAAANTSSFGVDAAKKARYPRFKMGTASGTYNGGGANSKSENYTVLTAEARLSLIDGGAMDAAVRAAEAGNSADDEAVVTTSQKVVLDALTAYLQVQRFDLKKQIARKATEVVAELSRAEARRVALGAAGENDLNMAASRRASVAARESDFQAQRDEALAKFNTYFKFTPNTDSLPVLAAPAYWRIASQQEALRRAEERSTEIAEAKGRVARAQALVDQQEASIWPTVEAVVVKSKDPRGVSPQEPTRAAFELNWNFGNGFDRQLRLKSALAEVANQEAKLEGVKLNLLELTSASWARTVSGRERERQLMEAVSTSGQAFRGRRRLMEFGRETLPKVLDAQLDYYNLLFDYVDAVFDLRISELRLARTTGELRIDADASSAWIDRIFGPPSRPALSEDGLLTALCISSNASCASEPVADRGAAAATSNPPLRRADRLPNR